The nucleotide sequence GTTTTAGACCCATGAAGACTGTTacttatatgtgtatgtgtgaatgATTCACCTAATAAACTAATCCTATTTTTGGGCTGGTCCCTAACCTGTGTGATGTGGGAGTCAAATGTCAAACTATATTAAATTGGGTTTAGGTTTGTTTTAAACTATTAGAGATAGGGATGTGTGACCTAACATTATTAGAAACTAACCCTAATTAcggctgtgttgatccagaggaaggtgaAAACCCCATtagggggaaaaaattccttcctgaccccaaatATGGCGATCGGAATAAATCTCAGGATCGAGCCGGTATCTAATCTACATGTACTAAGTGCTGGGTGTGAGTGCCTGTACCTATCCtatagtgtgtgtgatgtggatGTGATGTGTGTCGCACTTACCTGGCCTGTGCTGAGgtgagttcagggataatagccgCTACTCCGCGCCCCAGGACTACAAcatgcggctattgttcctgaaCTCTCCAGATGGAAGCACAGGCCGCTCCTGGGGGTGTAGAGGATCTTCAGGCTGAAGAGATGTCAGATGCCAGCCAGGATTGGAGGACGCCGTGGTCAAGGGCCTGGGGCAGTATCCTATGGCAGAGGTCCGGCATGAAGATGGTATGGAGAGATGTATGATGTTGTAGGGCAGCCAGGTATGGGTCAGGAGGCTGGAAGCGGAGATCAGTTGGCACGGGCTCATCCTGCAAGACATAAGAGGAAAACGTCTGAGAAATTTATATCTACAGAAGCTGCCGTTATCATAGGGGAATGGTCTTCATAAAGATCCATccagctatataacagcacatGTAATAGGtgtcctgtgtgtatagagaCCACTTACCAGATGGTCGTGGATTCCTTCACAGTCTTGATCTTCTCATCCATCTAAGAAGAAGCAGAAACAAAGTCATTGACAGAGATAGAAGACAAGGACAAAGATAGAAATATCTCTATAGGAGGATCTTACCGGGTCCAGCTTGGTGACTTGTAATTGAAGTCATCCCGGGGGTGAAGGGTGTTGGTGTCTTCCGGCCACTGCAGATGTTGGTTTTGCAGTCCTGTCTCCATTGGCTTCCATGGTGGTGTtactctcctctcctccagtTCCTTCCAACCGATGGTGCTGAAGAATGGATGCAGCCTGATGTTCCCGCACACACCCAGGCGCTCCTCAGGATTCTTGCGCAGCAGCTTCTTGATGAGATGTTTTCCGTCAGCGTCGAGCCAAGATGGAAATTTGGGCCTCTCGGTGGTCATGGCTTTGAAGGCCTTCTGCATGACGGGGCCGTTGTAGAAGGGGAAGCGTCCTGTGGCCATCCTGGACACCACGATCCCCAGGCTCCACCAGTCCACTGCTGCGCCGTATGGTTTCCTGAGAAGCACCTCGGGGGCCATGTAGTGAAAGGTTCCCGCCATCTCACCGATGTTCTTGGAGGCGGTCACCCCATCTTCGGCCAGTCCCAGATCGATGACACGGATGTGGCCGTCTGCATCCAGCATGATGTTCTCTGGCTTCAGATCTCTGTAATGAAAGAAGAGAATGATAAATTTGTCCAGTGATACAGGAGACTAGGGATGGGAAAGTTGGGAAACAGAGAGAGGTTCTACTTACCGATGGACGATGTTCTTTCCATGGAGAAACTGGAGGGCACATACCATCTCTGCTGTGTAGAATCTCATGGAAAAAAGAGAAAATAGTG is from Dendropsophus ebraccatus isolate aDenEbr1 chromosome 14, aDenEbr1.pat, whole genome shotgun sequence and encodes:
- the LOC138772933 gene encoding protein kinase C delta type-like; amino-acid sequence: MASTGHGEERKRDDGKRKREEEEESGAGLDNIQKKRRGLEETTSSPYARPTISRFNIHKVLGRGNFGKVVLASVPGRDIYMAVKMINKKEDNDEVIKRERRILLASRDCPFLCHIYAAHESLELAYIITEYLSGGSLEGLIRMCGYLNIGNIRFYTAEMVCALQFLHGKNIVHRDLKPENIMLDADGHIRVIDLGLAEDGVTASKNIGEMAGTFHYMAPEVLLRKPYGAAVDWWSLGIVVSRMATGRFPFYNGPVMQKAFKAMTTERPKFPSWLDADGKHLIKKLLRKNPEERLGVCGNIRLHPFFSTIGWKELEERRVTPPWKPMETGLQNQHLQWPEDTNTLHPRDDFNYKSPSWTRWMRRSRL